From Phragmites australis chromosome 5, lpPhrAust1.1, whole genome shotgun sequence, a single genomic window includes:
- the LOC133917594 gene encoding uncharacterized protein At4g06744-like yields the protein MGSDNHFRFPFRQSLVVLLFLAAAVIAGSARPESYKTTQHPPLYDQQADGIANKQLLYICINKFICRFILLVKNNTQKEVVTVDAMNAKPALLLYNYGLSGPLPENIGSSKLSYLALANNKLTGPIPPSIGHLQDSLLEVLLLNNQLSGCLPHELGMLTKAAVIDAGMNQLTGPVPSSFSCLSSVEQLNLAGNRLYGEVPDALCKLAGPAGRLANLTLSGNYFTSVGPACAALIKEGVLDVKNNCIPGYANQRRLAECASFLSQPKTCPVASTQVTCPAAAAKNAATPEERKGRDYSSYVTYATLHE from the coding sequence ATGGGCTCGGATAACCACTTTAGGTTTCCCTTCAGACAGAGCCTCGTCGTGCTGCTCTTTTTAGCTGCTGCGGTAATTGCAGGCTCTGCTCGTCCAGAATCTTACAAGACGACCCAACATCCTCCATTATATGATCAGCAAGCAGATGGCATAGCAAACAAACAGTTGCTCTACATTTGCATCAATAAATTCATCTGCCGCTTTATATTACTCGTCAAAAATAACACTCAGAAGGAAGTAGTTACTGTCGATGCCATGAATGCTAAGCCGGCGCTCCTCCTATACAACTATGGCTTATCGGGCCCACTTCCAGAGAATATTGGCTCCTCCAAGTTGAGCTACCTCGCTCTCGCCAACAACAAGCTCACCGGGCCAATCCCACCATCAATCGGGCACCTGCAAGACTCCCTCCTCGAGGTGCTCCTCCTCAACAACCAGCTCTCCGGCTGCCTCCCTCACGAGCTCGGCATGCTCACCAAGGCGGCCGTGATCGACGCCGGCATGAACCAGCTCACCGGTCCGGTTCCGTCATCCTTCTCTTGCCTCAGCAGCGTCGAGCAGCTCAACCTGGCCGGAAACCGCCTGTACGGAGAGGTGCCCGACGCGCTCTGCAAGCTCGCCGGGCCGGCCGGCCGCCTCGCCAACCTCACGCTGTCCGGCAACTACTTCACCTCCGTCGGGCCGGCGTGCGCGGCGCTGATCAAAGAAGGCGTGCTGGACGTGAAGAACAACTGCATTCCGGGATACGCCAACCAGAGGCGGCTGGCGGAGTGCGCGTCGTTCCTGAGCCAGCCGAAGACATGCCCGGTGGCGAGCACTCAAGTGACGTGCCCCGCCGCAGCTGCCAAGAACGCGGCGACGCCGGAGGAGAGGAAGGGCAGGGACTACTCCAGCTACGTGACGTACGCTACTCTGCATGAGTGA
- the LOC133919315 gene encoding receptor kinase-like protein Xa21, with protein MCLMCLSKQLGKLAMLILLALLLLCYGAENVYCVHENSTDLHSLLDFKQDITSDPNRALSTWNTDTHYCRWKYVTCTQTRPWRVSGLNLTGQSLSGSVTTSLGNLTFLNTLDLSFNNFFGQIPPLHHLQQLKILVLKNNSLQGIIPDTLANCSNLSTLDLSGNMLVGAIPRNIGSLSNLQVLNLGSNNLTGTIPQTLNNITYLEYLYLYTNKLEGSIPDELWELPKIAALYLSENRLSGSILSTLPNLTSLQVLDLHSNMLGKELPSNIGDALSNLIMLDVHHNMFEGQIPASFGNAKSLALIDLSENYFTGQIPSTFGKLVYLNYLNLQTNNLGAEDNQNWEFLEALSSCRLLQTLSLFNNQLQGIVPDSIGKLSTSLQILHLGTNNLSGPVPSSIGNLIGLNSLVLSKNNFIGSIEEWVGSLTNLQGLNLDANKFIGPIPSSIGNLRLTKLVLSQNGFEGSIPTSIRNLPLLQLNLSYNKLQGNIPIEVFSVTTMTTCALSYNNLEGPIPPEVSNLKQLAELHLSSNKLSGEIPSTIGECQGLQTIKMDNNLLTGNISRSFGTIKGLVLLNLSHNNLSGSIPIELGNLHFLAQLDLSYNHLEGEVPISGVFENATAVSLNGNWDLCGGEPYLHMPSCHHVSPRARRQYYLIRVLIPIFGFMSLILLIYFILLEKKIPRNRHVSSVSLGEHFPKVSYEDLVQATGNFSESNLVGKGSYGSVYRGKLVLSKLEVAVKVLDLEMRGAERSFLSECQALRSIQHRNLLDIITVCSTLDAQGNPFKALIYEYMPNGNLDTWLHHKGDGKDTNRLRLSQRISIAVNIADALEYLHHDSGRSIIHCDVKPSNILLDADMNAHLGDFGIARFYLDSKLTSAEASRDSNSIAVKGTIGYIAPEYAGVRQASTCGDVYSFGVLLLEMSTGKRPTDPMFLDGLNIVSFVEKYYPEQILHVTDASVQEEYRACTQEKIVPENAVYQCLSSLLQVGLSCTRQFPSDRINMREAAMKMRDIETTYGRYRK; from the exons ATGTGCCTTATGTGTCTCTCCAAGCAGCTGGGAAAACTCGCCATGCTTATACTACTGGCATTGCTGCTCCTGTGCTATGGAGCTGAAAACGTCTATTGCGTTCATGAGAACAGCACGGATCTGCACTCACTGCTCGATTTCAAGCAAGACATCACCAGCGATCCTAATAGGGCCTTGAGTACTTGGAACACCGACACCCACTATTGTAGGTGGAAGTATGTCACATGCACCCAGACGCGACCATGGCGCGTCTCGGGGCTCAACCTCACTGGCCAAAGCTTGTCTGGCTCAGTCACCACTTCCCTAGGAAACCTTACGTTCCTTAATACACTCGACCTCTCCTTTAACAACTTCTTTGGTCAGATACCTCCTCTTCATCACCTCCAACAATTGAAAATTCTTGTCCTGAAAAATAACTCACTGCAGGGGATTATTCCTGACACACTTGCAAATTGTTCAAATCTTTCAACACTCGATCTATCTGGAAACATGCTAGTGGGTGCAATCCCCCGCAATATAGGTTCCCTTTCCAATCTTCAAGTTTTAAACCTTGGTTCCAATAATCTCACTGGGACCATACCGCAAACCCTCAACAACATTACCTACTTAGAATATCTCTATTTGTATACAAATAAACTTGAAGGAAGCATTCCTGATGAGCTTTGGGAACTCCCTAAGATTGcagcattgtacctttctgaAAATAGGCTTTCAGGTAGCATCCTATCTACCTTGCCTAATCTGACTTCTCTTCAAGTATTAGACTTGCACTCGAATATGTTAGGCAAAGAACTTCCATCTAACATTGGTGACGCCCTCTCTAATCTTATAATGCTTGACGTTCACCATAACATGTTTGAAGGTCAAATCCCTGCTTCATTTGGCAATGCAAAAAGCCTAGCACTGATAGATTTATCGGAAAATTACTTTACCGGCCAAATTCCTAGTACTTTTGGCAAGCTTGTATACCTGAACTATCTAAATCTTCAGACAAACAATCTTGGAGCAGAAGATAATCAAAACTGGGAATTCCTAGAGGCATTGAGCAGTTGCAGACTTCTGCAGACGCTCTCACTATTCAACAATCAGCTACAAGGAATCGTACCAGATTCAATAGGTAAGCTGTCCACCAGTCTTCAAATACTACACTTAGGTACAAACAACTTATCAGGGCCAGTTCCCTCCAGCATAGGAAACCTTATAGGTTTAAATTCACTGGTCCTAAGTAAGAACAATTTCATTGGTTCAATTGAAGAATGGGTCGGAAGCCTTACAAATTTACAAGGTTTAAATCTTGATGCAAACAAGTTCATTGGCCCGATTCCATCTTCCATTGGTAACCTTCGGTTGACAAAGCTTGTTCTGTCCCAAAATGGATTTGAAGGTTCCATACCCACCAGCATCAGAAATCTTCCACTTCTCCAGTTAAACCTTAGTTATAACAAATTGCAAGGTAACATACCTATAGAGGTTTTTAGTGTCACCACAATGACCACATGTGCGTTATCTTACAATAATTTAGAAGGTCCAATACCTCCAGAGGTTAGTAATCTCAAACAACTAGCTGAACTACATCTTTCTTCAAACAAGCTTTCCGGAGAAATTCCTAGCACTATAGGTGAATGCCAAGGCTTGCAAACCATCAAAATGGACAATAACCTTCTCACAGGAAACATTTCAAGGTCTTTTGGCACAATAAAGGGCCTTGTCTTGCTCAATCTATCACACAACAATTTGTCAGGCTCCATCCCAATAGAACTTGGTAATCTCCATTTTCTAGCTCAGCTTGACCTGTCTTACAATCATCTCGAAGGAGAAGTTCCAATAAGTGGAGTATTTGAAAATGCTACAGCTGTCTCACTCAATGGCAACTGGGACCTCTGTGGAGGAGAACCATATCTACATATGCCCTCATGTCATCATGTCTCTCCGAGAGCAAGAAGGCAATACTACTTGATCAGAGTATTGATCCCAATATTTGGCTTCATGTCACTCATATTGTTGATATATTTTATACTCCTCGAAAAGAAGATCCCAAGAAATAGGCATGTGTCATCGGTATCGTTGGGTGAGCATTTCCCAAAAGTTTCTTATGAAGATTTAGTTCAAGCCACAGGGAACTTCTCTGAGTCTAACCTAGTTGGAAAGGGAAGCTATGGTTCCGTATACAGAGGGAAGTTAGTCCTATCTAAATTGGAGGTGGCTGTGAAGGTTCTTGACCTTGAGATGCGAGGTGCAGAGAGAAGTTTCCTGTCCGAATGTCAAGCGTTAAGAAGCATTCAGCATCGAAACCTTCTTGATATCATAACGGTATGTTCCACGTTAGACGCCCAAGGCAATCCTTTCAAGGCTCTAATTTATGAATACATGCCTAACGGGAACTTAGACACATGGCTGCATCACAAGGGGGACGGGAAAGATACAAATCGTCTAAGGTTATCTCAAAGAATAAGCATTGCTGTTAACATAGCAGACGCACTGGAGTATTTGCACCATGACAGTGGTAGATCCATTATTCATTGTGATGTGAAGCCAAGTAATATCCTCCTAGATGCCGACATGAATGCTCATTTAGGAGACTTCGGCATTGCAAGGTTCTACCTCGATTCTAAGTTGACCTCAGCCGAAGCTTCGCGTGACAGTAACTCGATTGCTGTGAAGggaactatagggtatatagcTCCAG AGTATGCTGGAGTTCGCCAAGCATCGACTTGTGGTGATGTCTACAGTTTTGGAGTTTTACTTCTAGAGATGTCAACTGGCAAAAGACCAACAGATCCTATGTTTCTTGACGGGCTTAACATTGTGAGCTTCGTGGAGAAGTACTACCCAGAACAGATATTACATGTCACCGATGCTTCTGTCCAAGAAGAATACAGGGCTTGCACTCAAGAAAAAATTGTGCCAGAAAATGCAGTCTACCAATGCCTGTCGTCTCTACTACAAGTGGGACTTTCTTGTACGCGTCAATTCCCTAGTGACCGAATCAACATGAGAGAAGCAGCCATGAAGATGCGTGACATCGAGACAACGTACGGCAGATATAGAAAGTGA